In Raphanus sativus cultivar WK10039 chromosome 5, ASM80110v3, whole genome shotgun sequence, the following proteins share a genomic window:
- the LOC108863227 gene encoding uncharacterized protein LOC108863227: protein MDQIQPDFLKKLTKFVVISIWVSSLLITHNCYLYRFTIQLVTHAVDKNYMFLLCNALLAFVAKCIATSKPLEEGWSKTEKTFDYRDFESYDAILELEYYPVHEKETYSFLAQETRTNDQETEEEKEDEETKEEKKDQETKEEYDEPLTDNGDLEEECDIHEGFKEEDQDNVGVVTEEEMNKRFDEFIRKMKEELRIEAKRQLIVV, encoded by the coding sequence ATGGATCAAATACAACCTGATTTTCTGAAGAAACTTACCAAGTTCGTAGTAATTTCGATATGGGTTTCATCTCTTTTAATCACTCACAACTGCTATCTGTATAGATTCACAATTCAACTCGTAACACACGCGGTAGATAAGAACTACATGTTCCTACTCTGCAATGCTCTCTTAGCGTTTGTCGCTAAGTGCATCGCCACGTCAAAACCACTAGAGGAAGGTTGGAGCAAGACAGAAAAAACCTTTGACTACCGAGATTTCGAGAGTTACGATGCCATATTGGAGCTAGAGTATTACCCTGTGcatgaaaaagaaacatattCTTTTCTTGCACAGGAAACTAGAACAAACGATCAAGAAAccgaagaagagaaagaagatgaagaaaccaaagaagagaaaaaagatCAAGAAACCAAAGAAGAGTATGATGAGCCATTAACTGATAATGGTGATTTAGAGGAAGAATGTGATATTCATGAGGGATTTAAAGAAGAGGATCAGGATAATGTGGGAGTGGTGACGGAGGAAGAGATGAACAAGAGATTCGATGAGTTCATTAGAAAGATGAAGGAAGAGCTTAGAATCGAGGCTAAACGGCAATTGATCGTTGTTTGA
- the LOC108857154 gene encoding pentatricopeptide repeat-containing protein At3g13160, mitochondrial encodes MSFLSRLLLRRTNSSTTPTNIRFFSAVAATSQRTPSLITLVNDENDPKHITEKFKKACQTEWFRKNKPVYERTVRRLAAAKKFEWIEEILEEQKKYPNMSKEGFVARIINLYGRAGMFENAQKVFDEMPQRKCKRTVLSFNALLNACVNSKKFDLVEGMFKELPGELSIEPDIASYNTLIKGLCGKGSLSEAVGLIEEIENKGLKPDHFSYNLLLHESYTKGHFEQGEEIWRRMVEKNVGRDIRSYNARLLGLALEMKSEEMVGLFDELKGNGIKPDVFTFTALVRGCAGEGKVDEAKMWYKELEKNGFRPMKLIFSSLLPAMCKAGDLESAIEFCKEIFTKRLLVDGAIMQEVVDELVKGSKREEAEEIVELAKKNEYLQFKLRLSSEE; translated from the coding sequence ATGTCGTTTCTCTCTCGACTTCTCCTCCGTCGCACCAACAGCTCCACCACCCCCACGAACATCCGCTTTTTCTCCGCCGTCGCCGCAACCTCGCAACGAACACCGTCCCTCATCACCCTCGTAAACGACGAGAACGACCCAAAACACATCACAGAGAAGTTCAAAAAGGCTTGCCAAACCGAATGGTTCCGCAAAAACAAGCCCGTCTACGAGAGAACCGTCCGCCGCCTCGCCGCGGCCAAGAAGTTCGAATGGATCGAGGAGATCCTGGAGGAGCAGAAAAAGTACCCGAACATGTCAAAGGAAGGATTCGTCGCTAGGATCATCAACCTCTACGGCCGAGCCGGCATGTTCGAGAACGCGCAGaaggtgttcgacgaaatgcctcAGAGAAAGTGCAAGAGAACGGTGTTGTCTTTCAACGCTTTGCTGAACGCGTGTGTGAACTCCAAGAAGTTTGATTTGGTTGAAGGGATGTTCAAGGAGTTGCCTGGTGAGCTCTCGATCGAACCGGACATTGCTTCTTACAATACTTTGATCAAAGGGCTTTGTGGAAAGGGTTCTTTGTCCGAAGCTGTTGGGTTGATTGAGGAGATTGAGAACAAGGGTCTGAAGCCTGATCATTTCAGCTACAACTTGCTGTTACATGAGTCGTATACAAAGGGGCATTTTGAGCAGGGAGAAGAGATATGGAGGAGGATGGTAGAGAAGAATGTTGGTAGAGATATACGTAGTTACAATGCTAGGTTGTTAGGATTAGCCTTAGAGATGAAGTCAGAAGAGATGGTTGGTCTATTTGATGAGCTTAAGGGTAACGGGATCAAACCTGACGTGTTCACATTCACTGCCTTGGTTAGAGGATGTGCTGGTGAAGGTAAAGTTGATGAAGCTAAAATGTGGTATAAGGAGTTAGAGAAGAACGGTTTTCGACCGATGAAATTGATTTTTTCCTCGTTGCTTCCTGCAATGTGTAAGGCTGGCGATTTGGAGTCAGCCATTGAGTTCTGTAAGGAGATATTCACTAAGCGTTTACTCGTGGATGGTGCTATCATGCAAGAGGTGGTTGATGAATTGGTGAAAGGGTCAAAGCGAGAAGAAGCTGAGGAGATTGTTGAACTTGCGAAGAAGAATGAGTATTTACAGTTCAAACTACGTCTCTCTTCTGAAGAGTAA
- the LOC108863225 gene encoding ABC transporter C family member 3 translates to MDFLGSTNANGMLTTFLSFWESRSFLLEPIFVRCVSGFLHGVLLLVLFCSWVRYKLRGNNGFGSVVIESLKDKRGFGFKSVLFCSLALSLLNLLFTSLSGFYWYESDWLDEEKLVSLVGFLLPTVSWGVLSVSLHRCSDYEQRKSPLLLRIWLGFYLAVSCYSLVVDTVMYKRHVHLLVYDIVSVGGALLLGYVAFFKKARGGNGNGNSNGGLEEPLLNGASTVGDGGSDETTPYSRAGILSLLTFSWMGQLIEVGNKKPLDLEDVPQLHDSDSVVGLAPKFRTMLEESSSDGGDESGRSGVTTFKLMKALFFSAQWEILVTAFFAFIYTVASYVGPALIDTFVQYLNGRRQYNNEGYMLVITFFLAKLVECLSQRHWFFRLQKVGIRMRSSLVAMIYEKGLTLSCHSKQGRTSGEIINFMTVDAERIGNFSWYMHDPWMVLLQVGLALWILYRNLGLASIAALIATILVMLVNFPFGRMQERFQEKLMEAKDNRMKSTSEILRNMRILKLQGWEMKFLSKIFDLRKSEEGWLKKYVYNSAVISFVFWGAPTLVSVSTFGACILLGIPLESGKILSALATFRILQEPIYNLPDTISMVVQTKVSLDRIASYLCLDNLQPDVVETLPQGGSDIAVEVTNSTLSWDVSSESPTLKDINFKVLPGMKVAVCGTVGSGKSSLLSSILGEVPKISGSLKVCGTKAYVAQSPWIQSGKIEDNILFGKPMERERYEKVLEACSLSKDLEILSFGDQTVIGERGINLSGGQKQRIQIARAIYQDADIYLFDDPFSAVDAHTGSHLFKEVLLGLLSSKSVIYVTHQVEFLPAADLILVMKDGRISQAGRYNDILSSGTDFMELIGAHQEALAVVGSVDANSASEKAALGGQEDAIGFDVKQESQDVKNDKPDTEETKRQLVQEEEREKGSVALDVYWKYITLAYGGALVPFIVLAQVLFQLLQIGSNYWMAWATPVSKDVEAPVNISTLMIVYVALAVGSSLCILVRATLLVTAGYKTATELFHKMHHCIFRSPMSFFDSTPSGRIMNRASTDQSAVDLDIPYQFGSVAITVIQLIGIIGVMSQVSWLVFLVFIPVVAASIWYQRYYIAAARELSRLVGVCKAPLIQHFSETISGSTTIRSFNQESRFRGDNMRLSDGYSRPKFYSAGAMEWLCFRLDMLSSLTFAFSLVFLISIPTGVIDPSLAGLAVTYGLSLNTLQAWLIWTLCNLENKIISVERILQYASVPSEPPLVIESNRPEQSWPSRGEVDIRDLQVRYAPHMPLVLRGITCTFKGGLRTGIVGRTGSGKSTLIQTLFRIVEPSGGEIRIDGVNILTIGLHDLRLRLSIIPQDPTMFEGTVRSNLDPLEEYTDDQIWEALDKCQLGDEVRKKEQKLDSSVSENGENWSMGQRQLVCLGRVLLKRSKILVLDEATASVDTATDNLIQKTLREHFSDCTVITIAHRISSVIDSDMVLLLSNGIIEEYDSPVKLLENKSSSFAKLVAEYTARSSSSFD, encoded by the exons ATGGACTTTCTTGGTTCCACGAACGCTAACGGTATGTTAACAACGTTCTTGTCGTTCTGGGAATCTAGGTCTTTTCTTCTGGAACCTATATTCGTTAGATGTGTCTCTGGTTTCTTGCACGGAGTTTTGTTGCTGGTTCTGTTTTGCTCATGGGTTCGTTACAAACTTAGGGGAAACAATGGTTTTGGTTCTGTAGTTATAGAGAGTTTAAAAGATAAGAGAGGTTTCGGGTTTAAGTCGGTTCTGTTTTGTAGTTTAGCTCTGTCTCTCCTTAATCTCCTGTTCACGTCTTTGAGTGGTTTCTACTGGTACGAGAGTGATTGGTTAGATGAAGAGAAGCTAGTTTCTCTCGTCGGGTTTCTATTACCAACGGTGTCTTGGGGGGTTTTGTCGGTTTCCTTGCATCGTTGCAGCGATTATGAGCAGAGAAAGTCTCCACTTTTGCTTAGGATCTGGTTGGGTTTCTATCTCGCGGTTTCTTGCTACTCTCTTGTGGTAGACACTGTTATGTACAAGAGACATGTCCATCTTCTAGTGTACGACATAGTTTCTGTTGGTGGTGCTTTGCTTCTCGGCTACGTGGCTTTCTTCAAGAAAGCTAGAGGAGGCAACGGCAACGGCAACAGCAATGGAGGTTTGGAAGAGCCACTCTTGAATGGAGCTTCAACCGTTGGTGATGGGGGGAGTGATGAGACTACTCCTTACTCTAGAGCTGGCATTCTCAGTCTCTTGACTTTCTCTTGGATGGGTCAACTGATAGAGGTTGGAAACAAGAAACCTCTTGATCTTGAAGATGTTCCACAGCTTCATGATAGCGACAGTGTAGTTGGGTTAGCACCTAAGTTCAGGACTATGCTTGAAGAATCATCATCAGATGGTGGTGATGAAAGTGGGAGAAGTGGCGTGACAACGTTCAAGCTCATGAAAGCACTGTTCTTTTCAGCTCAGTGGGAGATACTAGTGACTGCATTCTTTGCTTTCATCTACACGGTGGCTTCATACGTCGGACCAGCACTCATTGACACGTTCGTCCAGTACCTCAACGGACGTAGACAGTACAACAACGAAGGGTATATGCTAGTCATCACTTTCTTTCTCGCTAAGCTTGTGGAGTGTCTCTCGCAGAGACATTGGTTCTTTAGGTTACAGAAGGTTGGTATCAGGATGAGATCTTCCTTGGTGGCGATGATATACGAAAAGGGTCTCACTCTTTCATGTCACTCAAAGCAAGGACGCACAAGCGGTGAGATTATAAACTTCATGACTGTGGATGCTGAGAGGATTGGTAATTTTAGTTGGTATATGCATGATCCATGGATGGTTTTGTTACAAGTTGGTCTAGCTCTGTGGATCTTGTATAGGAATCTTGGATTAGCTTCCATAGCAGCTTTGATTGCAACCATTCTAGTAATGCTTGTGAACTTCCCATTTGGGAGGATGCAAGAGAGGTTTCAGGAGAAGTTAATGGAAGCTAAAGATAACAGGATGAAATCAACGTCTGAGATCTTGAGAAACATGAGGATTCTCAAACTTCAAGGATGGGAGATGAAGTTTCTGTCCAAGATATTCGATCTTAGGAAGTCTGAGGAAGGTTGGTTGAAGAAGTATGTGTATAACTCAGCTGTTATAAGCTTTGTTTTCTGGGGAGCTCCTACTTTGGTATCAGTCTCTACCTTTGGTGCTTGTATACTTCTTGGCATCCCACTTGAGTCCGGAAAGATACTCTCAGCGCTTGCAACGTTCAGGATCTTGCAAGAGCCAATCTACAATCTTCCAGACACTATCTCCATGGTTGTGCAGACCAAAGTCTCTCTTGATAGAATTGCATCTTATCTCTGCCTAGACAACTTACAGCCAGATGTTGTAGAGACGCTTCCTCAAGGAGGTTCAGACATAGCTGTGGAAGTCACCAACAGCACTTTATCATGGGATGTATCATCTGAAAGCCCAACTTTAAAAGACATCAACTTCAAGGTCCTTCCTGGGATGAAGGTTGCAGTTTGTGGTACTGTTGGCTCTGGGAAGTCAAGCTTGCTTTCATCTATACTTGGAGAAGTACCAAAGATATCTGGAAGTCTTAAGGTTTGTGGGACAAAGGCCTACGTTGCACAATCTCCTTGGATTCAGAGTGGTAAAATTGAGGACAACATCTTGTTTGGTAAGCCTATGGAAAGAGAACGGTATGAGAAGGTGCTTGAAGCATGTTCTTTGAGTAAGGACCTGGAGATACTCTCATTTGGTGATCAGACTGTTATAGGAGAGCGTGGGATCAATCTGAGTGGTGGACAAAAGCAAAGGATACAGATTGCACGTGCTATCTACCAAGATGCAGATATTTATCTGTTTGATGATCCTTTTAGTGCTGTGGATGCTCACACAGGGTCACATCTCTTTAAG GAAGTTTTGCTGGGGCTTTTGTCTTCAAAATCAGTTATTTATGTAACTCATCAAGTTGAGTTCTTACCTGCTGCTGATCTTATACTG GTCATGAAAGATGGAAGGATCAGCCAAGCTGGTAGATACAATGATATCCTCAGCTCAGGAACAGATTTCATGGAGCTTATAGGTGCTCATCAGGAGGCTCTTGCAGTAGTTGGTTCCGTTGATGCCAATTCTGCTTCTGAGAAAGCAGCTTTAGGCGGCCAAGAAGATGCTATTGGTTTTGATGTGAAACAAGAGAGTCAGGATGTGAAGAATGATAAGCCAGACACCGAGGAGACCAAAAGACAACTTGTGCAAGAGGAAGAGAGGGAGAAAGGTAGCGTTGCTTTGGACGTCTACTGGAAATACATCACACTAGCCTATGGAGGAGCTCTTGTGCCTTTCATAGTGTTGGCACAAGTTCTGTTTCAGCTTCTACAGATTGGTAGCAACTACTGGATGGCTTGGGCTACTCCTGTTTCTAAAGATGTGGAAGCTCCTGTGAACATCTCAACGTTGATGATTGTCTATGTTGCTTTAGCCGTTGGAAGTTCCTTATGCATTCTCGTTAGAGCTACACTTCTTGTCACCGCTGGTTACAAGACTGCTACTGAACTGTTTCATAAGATGCACCACTGTATTTTCCGCTCGCCCATGTCTTTCTTTGATTCCACACCAAGTGGAAGAATCATGAATAGA GCTTCTACAGACCAGTCAGCGGTGGATTTGGACATACCATATCAGTTCGGATCAGTTGCTATCACAGTCATTCAACTTATAGGAATCATTGGAGTTATGTCTCAAGTTTCTTGGTTGGTTTTCCTTGTCTTCATCCCTGTGGTCGCTGCCTCCATTTGGTATCAG AGGTATTACATTGCTGCAGCAAGAGAACTTTCACGTTTAGTTGGAGTATGCAAAGCCCCACTGATTCAGCACTTTTCTGAAACGATCTCAGGGTCAACAACCATCAGGAGCTTCAATCAAGAATCAAGATTCCGTGGTGACAACATGAGGCTTAGTGATGGTTACTCTAGGCCTAAATTCTATTCAGCTGGAGCAATGGAATGGCTCTGCTTCCGCCTTGATATGCTATCTTCGCTCACATTTGCCTTTTCGCTTGTTTTCTTGATCTCTATACCTACTGGAGTGATTGATCCAAGCCTGGCGGGATTAGCGGTGACTTATGGACTTAGTTTGAATACCCTGCAAGCTTGGCTTATATGGACTCTCTGTAATCTTGAGAACAAAATCATATCTGTAGAGAGGATTCTTCAGTATGCAAGTGTACCTAGTGAACCGCCTCTTGTGATAGAATCAAACCGGCCTGAGCAATCATGGCCTTCACGTGGAGAAGTAGACATCCGTGATCTTCAG GTTCGATATGCTCCACATATGCCACTAGTGTTGAGAGGAATAACATGCACATTCAAAGGAGGGTTGAGAACAGGTATTGTTGGAAGAACAGGAAGCGGGAAATCGACTTTGATACAAACTCTTTTCCGCATTGTGGAGCCTTCAGGTGGAGAAATAAGGATAGATGGAGTGAATATATTGACCATTGGGTTGCATGACTTGCGTTTGAGGCTTAGTATTATACCACAAGATCCAACCATGTTTGAAGGAACTGTGAGAAGTAACTTGGACCCTCTTGAAGAGTACACTGATGATCAAATCTGGGAG GCTCTTGACAAGTGTCAATTAGGAGATGAGGTGAGGAAGAAGGAGCAAAAGCTGGACTCATCTGTGAGTGAGAATGGAGAGAACTGGAGCATGGGTCAGAGGCAGCTTGTGTGTCTTGGGAGAGTTCTTTTAAAGAGAAGCAAGATCTTGGTGCTTGATGAAGCTACTGCTTCTGTTGACACAGCAACTGACAATCTCATCCAGAAAACGTTGAGAGAACACTTCTCAGATTGTACAGTGATAACCATTGCACACAGGATATCTTCGGTTATTGACAGTGACATGGTTCTGCTTCTTAGCAATG GGATCATTGAGGAGTATGATTCGCCAGTGAAGTTGCTGGAGAACAAGTCTTCATCTTTTGCTAAACTTGTTGCTGAGTACACTGCAAGATCAAGTTCCAGTTTTGATTAA
- the LOC108857481 gene encoding 30S ribosomal protein S10, chloroplastic, whose product MAVSSVASFMLPSFSNPTSSSSSTRQKVSLLSSLPTHSGIVLINKPSISSSFTTKRVFAAPETLSPETLDEPSSEVSNSSSISVDADKMAPKQKIRIKLRSYWVPLIEDSCKQILDAARNTNAKTMGPVPLPTKKRIYCVLKSPHVHKDARFHFEIRTHQRMIDILYPTAQTIDSLMQLDLPAGVDVEVKL is encoded by the exons ATGGcggtttcttctgtagcttcgTTCATGTTACCCTCATTCTCCAATCCCacctcttcgtcttcttctacCAGACAGAAGGTCTCTCTGCTCTCCTCGCTTCCTACACATAGCGGCATCGTCCTTATTAACAAACCCTCCATCTCATCATCATTTACGACGAAGAGGGTCTTCGCAGCTCCCGAAACCCTATCTCCAGAAACTCTCGACGAACCCTCCTCCGAG GTTTCGAACTCTTCCTCGATCAGCGTTGACGCGGATAAG ATGGCGCCAAAGCAGAAGATTAGGATCAAGCTTAGATCGTACTGGGTGCCTCTTATTGAGGACTCATGCAAGCAGATACTTGACGCTGCGAGGAATACTAATGCTAAGACGATGGGTCCTGTCCCATTGCCAACCAAGAAGCGTATCTACTGTGTTCTCAAGTCTCCTCACGTCCACAAGGATGCAAGGTTCCATTTTGAGATCAGGACTCACCAGCGGATGATTGATATTCTCTACCCCACTGCTCAGACCATTGATTCCTTGATGCAACTTGATCTTCCTGCTGGTGTTGATGTCGAGGTCAAGCTCTGA
- the LOC108857571 gene encoding uncharacterized protein LOC108857571 isoform X1, with product MTTAARPTWAPAKGGNEQGGARIFGASQKYSSRDVAAHTTLKPRREGQHTQEEVEKKNLRDELEERERRHFSSKDKSYTGDDRDRRRGNQLLLEGSKRDPEDRIVPRSVDADDSDVDIKSDDDSDDESDDDDEDDTEALMAELDQIKKERVEERLRKEKQQQMEELNAKEEELLKGNPLLNNTPTSFSVKRRWDDDVVFKNQARGEMKAPKRFINDTIRNDFHRKFLHRYMK from the exons ATGACGACGGCAGCTAGGCCAACGTGGGCTCCGGCGAAGGGAGGAAACGAGCAAGGTGGCGCTCGTATCTTCGGCGCGTCTCAGAAGTACTCGTCCCGTGACGTCGCTGCTCACACAACCTTAAAACCAAG GAGGGAAGGGCAACACACTCAAGAGGaagtggagaagaagaatcttCGTGATGAGCTTGAAGAGCGTGAGAGGAGACACTTCTCTTCTAAAGACAAATCCTACACTGGTG ATGATAGAGACCGCAGgagagggaaccagctactactGGAAG GCTCTAAAAGGGACCCTGAAGATCGGATTGTTCCTCGCAGTGTAGATGCTGATGATTCCGATGTTGATATCAAAAGCGATGATGATAG TGATGacgaaagtgatgatgatgacgaggaCGACACCGAAGCCCTTATGGCTGAACTCGACCAGATAAAGAAAGAAAGGGTGGAGGAGAGGCTCAGGAAG GAAAAGCAGCAGCAGATGGAAGAGCTAAACGCCAAAGAAGAAGAGCTTCTCAAAGGAAACCCACTGCTGAACAACACTCCAACTTCGTTTAGTGTCAAAAGGAG GTGGGATGATGATGTGGTATTCAAGAATCAGGCACGTGGGGAAATGAAAGCACCTAAGCGATTCATCAATGATACAATCAGGAATGACTTCCACAGAAAGTTCCTACACAGATACATGAAGTGA
- the LOC130512408 gene encoding uncharacterized protein LOC130512408: MEGKEKEEAKRRTMLNKIKLKETEQQEISQEDAKRQEAYNMSPRARGGGGPAGMMKSSSVRQSCLCAPTTHPGSFRCRYHRRNAGLGMSRGISVPSNLSMLAGGAGSDATSGSPKS, encoded by the coding sequence ATGGAAgggaaagagaaagaagaagcgaAGAGGAGGACGATGTTGAATAAGATCAAACTCAAGGAGACAGAACAACAAGAGATCAGCCAAGAAGACGCCAAAAGACAAGAGGCTTACAACATGTCCCCACGTGCACGTGGTGGTGGTGGCCCGGCGGGTATGATGAAGTCGTCGAGTGTGAGGCAAAGCTGTTTATGCGCGCCAACCACACACCCTGGCTCCTTCAGGTGCCGTTACCACCGTCGTAACGCTGGACTTGGAATGTCACGTGGCATATCCGTACCGTCTAACCTTTCCATGTTGGCTGGAGGAGCAGGCTCTGATGCTACCTCTGGCTCTCCCAAGTCCTGA
- the LOC108857571 gene encoding uncharacterized protein LOC108857571 isoform X2, giving the protein MTTAARPTWAPAKGGNEQGGARIFGASQKYSSRDVAAHTTLKPRREGQHTQEEVEKKNLRDELEERERRHFSSKDKSYTDDRDRRRGNQLLLEGSKRDPEDRIVPRSVDADDSDVDIKSDDDSDDESDDDDEDDTEALMAELDQIKKERVEERLRKEKQQQMEELNAKEEELLKGNPLLNNTPTSFSVKRRWDDDVVFKNQARGEMKAPKRFINDTIRNDFHRKFLHRYMK; this is encoded by the exons ATGACGACGGCAGCTAGGCCAACGTGGGCTCCGGCGAAGGGAGGAAACGAGCAAGGTGGCGCTCGTATCTTCGGCGCGTCTCAGAAGTACTCGTCCCGTGACGTCGCTGCTCACACAACCTTAAAACCAAG GAGGGAAGGGCAACACACTCAAGAGGaagtggagaagaagaatcttCGTGATGAGCTTGAAGAGCGTGAGAGGAGACACTTCTCTTCTAAAGACAAATCCTACACTG ATGATAGAGACCGCAGgagagggaaccagctactactGGAAG GCTCTAAAAGGGACCCTGAAGATCGGATTGTTCCTCGCAGTGTAGATGCTGATGATTCCGATGTTGATATCAAAAGCGATGATGATAG TGATGacgaaagtgatgatgatgacgaggaCGACACCGAAGCCCTTATGGCTGAACTCGACCAGATAAAGAAAGAAAGGGTGGAGGAGAGGCTCAGGAAG GAAAAGCAGCAGCAGATGGAAGAGCTAAACGCCAAAGAAGAAGAGCTTCTCAAAGGAAACCCACTGCTGAACAACACTCCAACTTCGTTTAGTGTCAAAAGGAG GTGGGATGATGATGTGGTATTCAAGAATCAGGCACGTGGGGAAATGAAAGCACCTAAGCGATTCATCAATGATACAATCAGGAATGACTTCCACAGAAAGTTCCTACACAGATACATGAAGTGA